The Marinilongibacter aquaticus genome has a window encoding:
- a CDS encoding TonB-dependent receptor domain-containing protein yields MKFEKKFILILFTFITVGQSAWAQNGKLSGKVLDFDTKAPLSFASVRIFTSADSTVKDGGITDENGKFNFDLPFGQYFVNVEFMGYEAFNSPAIRLSDNNKTVDLGELSLKGTASNLDEVTVRAEKSSMELSLDKRVFNVGKDLANAGGSASEILVNIPSVTVDPDGAVKLRGSNNVRILIDGKPSGLVSFKGGAGLRQLQASMVERVEVITNPSARYEAEGMAGIINIILKKDKKQGFNGSFEGTLGWPTNIGLAANVNYRHKKLNFFVNYGLSYNLNLSRGTTYQETYDEDLTRILRQSTKGRVYGFNNNVRGGAEYYFSEKSILTLSYMLSRSDGNRHTENNYRDFINSESNPLANSLRIQEEDETEPLSETVLSYRRTFNRKNHELNAQFRYLDHWENSDQLFTQNGQLANGEEDPSNTFVQHSVNDEFEKQYLAQVDYVQPVGKDGKFEFGARGSFRDMENNYIVETIEGSSENSGAPELDNQFVYNEDISAVYGIFGNKMSKLSYQIGVRAEFTDVKTTLKKTNEVNPRKYNNLFPSVHFTYNLPNDHGVQLSYSRRIRRPVYNELSPFMTVSDSRNFFSGNPDLNPEYSDVYEIGHIKYYEKGSLSSSLYYRQTDHLISSIRDVNDLGFATTRPENLVGQDAYGIDITGSSQFTSWWKMDMNLNVFHANTDGSNVNESYVAKTNTWFVRNTSRFDLPNDYMIQFRVNFDAPQKGAQGMQKAICFLDLSARKTIWNGKGTLNLSVLDLLNSRWSRSVAESPTFYTYRRGQYRRRQINLTLNYRLKD; encoded by the coding sequence ATGAAATTTGAAAAGAAATTTATCCTAATCTTATTCACTTTTATAACGGTCGGCCAATCGGCTTGGGCTCAAAATGGCAAATTGAGCGGTAAAGTTTTGGACTTCGACACCAAGGCTCCTTTGAGTTTTGCGAGTGTGCGGATTTTCACAAGTGCAGATTCGACAGTAAAAGACGGCGGAATAACAGACGAGAATGGGAAATTCAACTTCGATTTGCCTTTTGGTCAATACTTTGTCAATGTGGAATTTATGGGTTATGAAGCCTTTAATTCTCCCGCAATCCGACTTTCGGATAACAACAAGACTGTGGATTTGGGCGAACTGAGCCTTAAGGGCACAGCGAGCAATTTGGATGAAGTGACCGTGCGTGCCGAAAAAAGCAGCATGGAGCTTTCCCTTGATAAGCGGGTTTTCAATGTAGGGAAAGATTTGGCCAATGCGGGCGGCTCTGCTTCCGAAATTTTGGTGAACATTCCTTCTGTTACTGTCGATCCAGACGGGGCGGTTAAGCTTCGTGGCAGCAACAATGTGCGTATTCTTATCGATGGCAAACCTTCGGGTTTGGTGAGTTTTAAAGGTGGAGCTGGGCTGCGTCAGTTGCAAGCCAGCATGGTGGAGAGAGTTGAGGTGATTACCAATCCATCGGCAAGGTACGAGGCCGAAGGTATGGCGGGTATCATCAACATCATCCTAAAAAAAGACAAAAAGCAAGGTTTCAACGGCTCTTTTGAAGGCACATTGGGTTGGCCTACCAATATAGGATTGGCCGCTAACGTAAACTACCGACATAAAAAGTTGAATTTCTTTGTGAACTACGGCCTTTCCTACAATTTGAATCTTTCGAGAGGGACCACATACCAAGAAACCTACGACGAAGACCTGACACGGATATTGCGACAAAGTACAAAAGGACGCGTATACGGTTTCAACAACAATGTGCGAGGGGGAGCCGAATATTATTTCAGCGAAAAAAGCATTCTTACGTTGTCCTATATGTTGAGCCGTTCGGATGGCAATCGACATACGGAAAACAATTATAGGGATTTCATCAATTCGGAATCGAACCCTTTGGCGAATAGTTTGAGGATTCAGGAAGAGGATGAAACAGAGCCCTTGTCGGAAACGGTATTGAGTTACAGACGAACTTTCAACCGGAAAAACCATGAACTGAATGCTCAGTTTCGTTATTTGGACCACTGGGAGAATTCAGATCAGCTTTTCACCCAAAACGGGCAATTGGCCAATGGCGAGGAAGATCCAAGCAACACCTTTGTGCAGCATTCGGTGAACGACGAGTTCGAAAAGCAATATTTGGCTCAGGTCGATTATGTGCAGCCAGTGGGTAAGGATGGCAAGTTTGAGTTTGGTGCCCGTGGAAGTTTCAGAGATATGGAGAACAATTATATTGTAGAAACGATTGAAGGTTCATCCGAAAATTCCGGAGCTCCCGAACTCGACAACCAATTTGTGTACAACGAGGACATCAGTGCCGTGTACGGTATTTTCGGCAATAAAATGTCCAAATTGTCTTATCAGATAGGTGTTCGGGCAGAATTTACCGATGTGAAAACAACCTTGAAAAAAACGAATGAAGTGAACCCAAGGAAATACAACAACCTGTTTCCGAGTGTGCATTTTACCTATAACCTGCCGAATGATCATGGAGTACAGTTGAGCTACAGTCGCCGTATTCGCAGGCCGGTTTACAATGAACTCAGTCCTTTTATGACAGTTTCCGATAGCCGCAATTTCTTCAGTGGAAATCCTGATCTGAATCCGGAATACAGTGATGTGTATGAAATTGGGCATATCAAATATTACGAAAAAGGCTCTTTGAGTTCTTCATTGTATTATCGCCAAACCGATCATTTGATCAGTTCGATTCGTGACGTGAACGATCTGGGTTTTGCTACGACGCGACCAGAAAACTTAGTGGGACAAGACGCCTATGGCATCGACATTACGGGTTCGTCGCAATTCACCTCCTGGTGGAAAATGGACATGAACCTGAATGTTTTTCACGCCAACACAGATGGCAGCAATGTGAACGAAAGTTATGTGGCGAAGACGAACACTTGGTTTGTACGTAACACCTCTCGTTTCGACTTGCCGAACGATTATATGATTCAGTTCAGAGTCAATTTCGATGCTCCGCAAAAAGGAGCACAAGGCATGCAAAAGGCCATTTGCTTTTTGGATCTGTCGGCCCGTAAAACAATTTGGAACGGAAAAGGGACACTCAATCTCTCTGTGCTGGATTTGTTGAATTCGCGGTGGAGCAGAAGTGTGGCCGAGTCGCCCACTTTTTATACCTATAGAAGAGGGCAATACAGGAGACGTCAGATTAACCTAACACTGAACTACCGCTTAAAAGATTGA
- a CDS encoding sulfite exporter TauE/SafE family protein, with protein MDALPLLTDLSLYDLLLFALAGVFTGIINTLAGSGSLITLPIFIFICGLPASVANATNRVGVLLQSTVATNRFAKTMPGVFKGVEWLAIPAILGALLGSWIAVDLDEKWMNYSIGTLMIIMLVILLFKPQRWLKPESGDAVKMKSWKSLSVFFLIGVYGGFLQAGVGVFLLAAMVLVSGFNLKRANGVKLLMVFIFTIPSLLVFIYYGKVVWLYGLLMGTFQSVGAWLGVKFIAKIPNAEVWIYRVLIVVVAVSAAKFFL; from the coding sequence ATGGATGCATTGCCATTGCTTACCGACCTGAGCCTCTACGATTTGCTGTTGTTTGCTTTGGCGGGTGTATTTACGGGCATTATCAATACTTTGGCCGGAAGCGGCTCTTTGATCACTTTACCGATTTTCATTTTCATTTGCGGCTTGCCTGCTTCGGTAGCCAATGCCACCAATCGGGTGGGTGTGCTTTTGCAGTCGACTGTGGCTACCAATCGTTTTGCCAAAACCATGCCGGGTGTGTTTAAAGGAGTGGAATGGCTTGCGATTCCCGCTATTTTAGGAGCCCTTTTGGGTTCATGGATCGCGGTTGATCTCGATGAAAAGTGGATGAATTACAGCATCGGTACGCTCATGATCATCATGCTCGTAATTTTACTTTTCAAACCGCAGCGTTGGTTGAAACCGGAGTCGGGCGATGCGGTAAAGATGAAGTCTTGGAAATCGTTGAGTGTATTTTTTCTGATAGGCGTATATGGCGGTTTCTTGCAGGCGGGAGTAGGCGTATTTTTGTTGGCCGCAATGGTTTTGGTCTCTGGTTTTAATTTGAAACGGGCCAATGGTGTCAAGCTCCTGATGGTGTTTATTTTTACGATTCCCTCTTTGCTGGTCTTTATTTATTATGGAAAAGTGGTGTGGCTGTACGGCTTGTTGATGGGCACATTTCAGTCGGTTGGGGCGTGGTTGGGAGTGAAATTTATTGCCAAAATACCCAATGCCGAAGTGTGGATTTACAGGGTGTTGATCGTAGTTGTGGCGGTTTCGGCGGCGAAGTTTTTCCTTTAA
- a CDS encoding aldose epimerase family protein — translation MRKILLAVCATGALWACSQKNESKMNNQVASISEQIWGQMPDSTDVSLFTLKNAAGVTVTITNFGGRIVEWKTPDREGNFENINLAMPNCEDYVEGRGGVFGALIGRFGNRIANAKFTLDGTEYHLVANNGPNSLHGSGAGPNNLLWDAEIIDAVDPTLQLKVTLPDGGGGFPGNMDITVTYTLDNDNGLRIDYEAVSDKPTVVNLTNHSYFNLSGLKRDVMDHEVKFYADKYLPVDQYLIPLGAPESVVGTPFDFLEPHTIGERIDDSTNVQLTTPKPNGYDHAMVFSDSSNALKLGAEVYEPASGRLMEVYTTEPAVHFYTPNFPKDLIVGIDSVKYEGRWAFCLETEHYPDSPNHPEYPSTTLRPGETYKSTTLYKLSVRD, via the coding sequence ATGAGAAAGATCCTATTGGCGGTGTGTGCTACGGGGGCTTTATGGGCTTGCAGCCAAAAAAATGAATCTAAAATGAACAATCAAGTGGCCAGTATTTCTGAACAAATTTGGGGGCAAATGCCCGACAGCACGGATGTGTCTTTATTCACCTTGAAAAATGCGGCTGGCGTGACAGTCACGATTACCAATTTCGGTGGGCGTATCGTGGAATGGAAAACACCAGACCGTGAAGGGAATTTTGAAAATATCAATTTGGCGATGCCCAATTGCGAAGATTACGTAGAAGGCCGCGGAGGTGTTTTTGGTGCCCTTATCGGGCGATTTGGCAATAGAATTGCCAATGCCAAATTCACTTTGGATGGAACGGAATACCATTTGGTAGCCAACAACGGGCCCAATTCATTGCACGGAAGTGGTGCCGGCCCCAATAATTTGCTTTGGGATGCAGAAATAATAGATGCGGTGGATCCAACACTTCAACTCAAAGTTACTTTACCCGATGGCGGTGGAGGGTTTCCCGGGAATATGGACATAACGGTGACCTATACTTTGGATAATGACAATGGTTTGCGTATCGATTATGAGGCCGTGAGCGATAAACCTACAGTGGTGAATTTAACGAACCACTCGTATTTCAACCTGTCGGGCTTGAAAAGGGATGTGATGGACCACGAAGTGAAATTCTATGCCGATAAGTATTTGCCCGTCGATCAATATTTGATTCCTTTGGGGGCTCCAGAATCTGTGGTGGGCACACCTTTCGATTTTCTTGAGCCGCATACAATTGGCGAAAGAATTGACGACAGCACCAATGTGCAATTGACTACGCCCAAACCCAATGGATACGACCATGCCATGGTTTTCAGTGATTCTTCAAACGCATTGAAATTGGGAGCTGAAGTCTACGAACCGGCTTCTGGCCGATTGATGGAAGTGTATACCACAGAGCCAGCGGTACATTTTTATACACCCAATTTTCCGAAAGATCTGATCGTGGGTATTGACAGCGTGAAGTATGAAGGGCGTTGGGCTTTTTGTCTGGAAACCGAGCATTATCCCGATTCACCGAATCATCCTGAATACCCAAGTACTACGCTTCGGCCAGGAGAAACCTATAAAAGTACGACCTTGTATAAGTTAAGCGTAAGAGACTAA
- a CDS encoding NAD(P)H-dependent flavin oxidoreductase → MNPFENLSLPIVAAPMFLISNPNLVVECCKNGIVGTFPALNQRSTESFEEWVIEIKTKLEEFEQETGKKAAPFGVNLIVHQSNPRLMADLQVVIKHKVPLVITSLGAVSDLVKAVHSYGGLVFHDVIKKRHAEKAAEAGVDGLILVCAGAGGHAGTLNPMPFVHEVRSFFDKTILLSGTISTGQDIAAALQMGADLAYMGTRFINTQEALAPDAYKEMISESGTSDIVYTAAVSGVQANFMAKSLEKAGVPKEKWESKAKIDFGKELDSEAKAWKTIWSAGQGVASINDTLPTSQLIEKLRTEFLTALKNQQALLTQYDT, encoded by the coding sequence ATGAACCCATTTGAAAACCTCAGCCTTCCCATCGTTGCGGCTCCAATGTTCTTGATTTCAAATCCCAATTTGGTAGTCGAATGTTGCAAAAATGGTATTGTAGGCACTTTCCCTGCCCTAAACCAAAGAAGTACGGAGAGTTTTGAAGAATGGGTAATTGAAATAAAGACCAAACTCGAAGAATTTGAGCAAGAAACGGGCAAAAAGGCAGCTCCTTTTGGCGTAAACCTGATTGTCCACCAAAGCAATCCAAGGCTTATGGCCGACCTGCAAGTGGTGATCAAACACAAAGTACCTTTGGTTATTACTTCGCTCGGTGCCGTTTCTGATCTCGTGAAAGCCGTACATAGCTACGGTGGTTTGGTTTTTCACGATGTGATCAAAAAGCGGCATGCCGAAAAGGCAGCCGAAGCCGGGGTCGATGGTTTGATATTGGTTTGTGCAGGAGCGGGTGGACATGCCGGCACCTTGAATCCCATGCCTTTCGTGCACGAAGTGCGTTCCTTTTTCGACAAAACCATACTGCTTTCCGGCACCATCAGCACAGGACAAGACATCGCAGCCGCTTTACAAATGGGGGCAGATTTAGCCTACATGGGCACTCGTTTTATCAATACCCAAGAGGCTCTCGCCCCGGATGCCTATAAGGAAATGATTTCGGAAAGCGGAACAAGCGATATTGTGTACACGGCAGCCGTATCGGGCGTACAGGCCAATTTCATGGCCAAATCGCTCGAAAAAGCAGGCGTGCCAAAGGAAAAATGGGAAAGCAAAGCCAAAATTGATTTCGGTAAAGAACTCGACAGCGAAGCCAAGGCCTGGAAAACTATCTGGTCGGCAGGCCAAGGCGTGGCCAGCATAAACGATACGCTACCCACAAGCCAGTTGATCGAAAAATTACGGACAGAATTCCTGACAGCCCTGAAAAATCAGCAAGCCCTCTTGACACAATACGATACCTGA
- a CDS encoding LLM class flavin-dependent oxidoreductase, translated as MKKEVDISLLDLGLVRQEHSIADALADIVENAQHIEKLGYKRIWLAEHHNMVSVSTAATAVLIGQVAGKTKSIRVGAGGIMMPNHSPLAVAEQFGTLDTLYPGRIDLGLGRAPGTDQLTAAALRRNNLNSQNDFAEDIETLQQYFSLDNVNAKVRAFPGEGQDVPLWILGSSTDSAHLAAKMGLPYAFASHFAPTHLFNALQIYRREFQASEVLDKPHVMVAANVIVAETDEEAAFLRSSLDLMALGMVTGRRTKLPPPVKDLPPLFYHPEVNQAVSRFGTFTFAGSQESMALQLDEFLSQTQADELIVTNYIYDKEARYKSFALLAEVMGLCGQQSVL; from the coding sequence ATGAAAAAAGAAGTGGATATCTCCCTGCTCGATTTGGGCCTTGTACGCCAAGAGCACAGCATTGCCGACGCCTTGGCTGATATTGTAGAAAATGCTCAGCACATCGAAAAATTGGGTTATAAACGAATCTGGTTGGCCGAACACCACAATATGGTCAGCGTATCTACGGCAGCTACCGCGGTACTCATCGGACAAGTCGCTGGAAAAACAAAATCGATTCGGGTGGGTGCAGGAGGCATCATGATGCCCAACCATAGCCCTTTGGCCGTGGCCGAACAATTTGGCACACTCGACACTTTGTATCCCGGTCGAATTGACTTAGGTCTGGGGCGTGCTCCTGGCACTGACCAACTCACAGCCGCGGCCTTGCGAAGAAACAACTTGAATAGTCAGAATGATTTTGCCGAGGATATCGAGACCTTGCAACAATATTTTAGCCTAGACAATGTCAACGCCAAAGTGCGGGCTTTTCCGGGCGAAGGGCAAGATGTGCCTCTGTGGATATTGGGATCAAGTACCGACAGTGCCCATTTGGCAGCAAAAATGGGGCTACCCTATGCTTTTGCTTCCCACTTTGCCCCTACACATTTGTTCAATGCTCTCCAGATTTACCGACGCGAATTTCAAGCTTCAGAAGTACTGGACAAGCCGCATGTCATGGTGGCAGCAAATGTGATTGTAGCCGAAACGGATGAGGAAGCAGCCTTTTTAAGAAGCAGCCTAGACCTTATGGCTTTGGGCATGGTTACAGGAAGAAGAACCAAACTCCCGCCCCCAGTGAAAGATCTTCCCCCTCTATTCTATCATCCTGAAGTAAACCAAGCGGTTTCCAGGTTCGGTACGTTTACTTTTGCGGGTTCGCAAGAAAGTATGGCCTTGCAATTGGATGAATTCCTTTCGCAAACCCAGGCCGATGAATTGATCGTGACGAATTATATCTATGACAAAGAGGCCCGTTACAAATCGTTCGCTCTCTTGGCCGAAGTAATGGGCTTGTGCGGACAACAATCTGTGCTCTAG
- a CDS encoding LamG domain-containing protein → MTKGIEKLVFLLLILVCSMQALAQNTDTKQKTLMKSIRSTEGFVALWKFDEPGGKARKAKGKHHFKLKEGNGFVSRVNEGPLSGYSILLEGDNYLSLPNTKTQSLNIHGPGKEVTVIAYVKWTGEQTGFVGGMWNEYADGGKRQYGLFVSLPYYNGRDQVCGHISKNGRATAPFPYSIDYSASPQKVPTDTWTYVAFSYDGEYIKSYLNGNFETRDPELIEHTMGFEGFPDGLTQSKNPYYFPDGMGNNGSDFTVGAVLLKRGMGNFFKGQIGGLAVFDKALSDEEIARLAL, encoded by the coding sequence ATGACCAAAGGAATCGAAAAGTTGGTGTTCTTGCTATTGATTCTTGTATGCAGCATGCAAGCTTTGGCACAAAACACGGATACAAAGCAAAAAACTTTGATGAAGTCCATTCGCTCGACGGAAGGTTTTGTGGCTCTGTGGAAATTTGATGAGCCTGGTGGAAAAGCCAGAAAAGCCAAAGGCAAGCACCATTTTAAACTCAAAGAAGGTAATGGCTTCGTCAGCCGTGTAAATGAAGGGCCGCTTTCGGGTTATTCCATTCTGCTCGAAGGCGACAACTATCTCAGCTTGCCCAATACAAAAACCCAATCACTGAATATTCACGGGCCGGGCAAGGAAGTCACCGTGATCGCTTACGTCAAATGGACAGGCGAACAAACCGGTTTTGTAGGTGGAATGTGGAATGAATATGCCGATGGAGGAAAAAGGCAGTACGGTCTTTTTGTTTCACTTCCCTATTACAATGGCCGAGATCAAGTGTGTGGACATATTTCGAAAAACGGGCGAGCCACAGCTCCATTCCCCTACTCTATAGACTACTCCGCCAGCCCGCAAAAGGTACCCACCGACACCTGGACTTACGTGGCCTTCAGCTACGACGGCGAATACATAAAATCGTATTTAAATGGGAATTTCGAAACTCGGGATCCCGAATTGATTGAACACACAATGGGTTTTGAGGGCTTTCCAGATGGGTTGACGCAAAGCAAAAACCCCTATTATTTTCCCGACGGAATGGGAAACAACGGTTCGGATTTTACCGTGGGGGCTGTGCTGCTTAAGCGTGGTATGGGCAACTTTTTCAAAGGACAAATCGGTGGTTTAGCTGTTTTTGATAAGGCACTTAGCGACGAAGAAATTGCCCGTTTGGCCCTGTAA